GGGAATCGCGGGCAACGCCTACCGTTTCAACAACAGCGTCGCCCAAGCCGGGATCGTGGACATGGGCGACGCCTCGTTCTTTTCCGCCATCCACGACAGCGGCGAGCTGACCATCTCCGCCTGGGTCAAGACCACCGACACCACCGGCAATCGCAACACGGCGGTCTTCGCCGGAGACAACACCGTTGCCAACGTCTATGCCGACCTCGGCGTCGCCGCGGGACAAGCGGGCTTCCCCGGTGCCGCCAGCGCCCGCAATCGCCCGGTGGGAGCCGCCGCCGTCCAACAGACCGGCATCTTCAGTTTGCCCGCCGTGCCCGCGGTGAACGATGGGGCGTGGCACCACCTCGTCATGACGGTGGATCTGTCGGGTGCCCAGCTCGCCGTGTGGGTGGACGGGACGCTGGCGAATACCCAGACCATGGCGGTCGCGGATTTCCCGGACTTCAATAATTTCGAAATCGGCCGCCTCGGTCGCGCCACTCCCGCGGACCCGTTCGATGGCTTCATCGACGATGTGCAGGTTTACAATGAGGTGCTTTCCGAGAGCCACGTGCAGTATCTCCACAGCCATCCCGGACTGTCTCTTTCCACCGGGCTGCCGCCGATGGTCGCTGCGGATGCAGTCACGATGCACCACCTCGGCAGCGCGTTGCTGGACGTGATCGGCAATGACGAACCGGGAGTGCAAGCGGCAACCGTGGAGATTCTAGCAAGCCCTTCGTCCGGAACCGCGGTTCCCGATGCAAAGGGAAAAATCCTCTACAAGCATCTCACTGGCACTCCGGCGACTGACACCTTCACGTATCGGGTCAAGGGTTCGTCCGGAGTATTCTCTGCCCCGGCCACGGTGACGGTCGACTTCAGCACCGCGCTTCGGATTGCCAACACGACCGTGCAGATGCCCGCTGGACCGCCTGCCATGAGTTTCTCCGTGGTGAACGCGTTTCCCGGAGTGACCTTCACCAAGCCGGCGACCATGGAAAGTCCCGCGGGCGATCCGAACCGGCTCTTCGTGGCGGAACGGGGCGGAAGAATCTACGTGATCCCGGATATCAACGCGGCATCGCCGGTGAAGCTCCTCTACCTCGACCTCTCCCCGGTCACCCTCGACGATGGCAACGAGCAAGGGCTCAAGGGATTCGCCTTCCATCCGGACTTCGCGACGAACGGCTACGTCTTCGCCTGCTACAACCACCTGGAGGCGGGTTTCGAATATGTCCGCGTTTCCCGTTTCAAGTCGGACAGCCCCGCGACCAACACCCCGATCCCCGTCGCCACCGAGGAAATCCTCATCAACCAGCTCTACCTGCCGGAATCCGGCAACCAACCGCGGATCCACAACATCGCCGAATGCAACTTCGGCCCGGATGGCTATCTCTACATCGGCTCCGGCGATGCGGACGGACACCCGGATCCGAGCAACAACTCCCAACGCATCGACAAGGACTTCTGGGCTGCATTGTTGAGCATCGACGTTGATCTCGAACCGGAAGACCACACTCCTGCCGATGGCACCGGCGGTGATGACGCGAACGTCCCGCCTAACAGTCACCCCGCGGTGGTGCTCCACGGAGGCTTCCCGCTGTATGAAGTCCCGGCGGACAACCCCTTCGTCGGCGCGACCAGCTTCAACGGGCTCCCCGTCAATCCGGCCAACGTGCGCAACGAGTTTTACGCGGTCGGTTTGCGCAATCCGTGGCAGTTCACCTGGGACTCACTCAATGGCAACCTTTGGCTCGGCGAGGTCGGATATAATACCCGGGAAGAGATCAACCTCATCACCAAGGGCGGGAACTACGGCTGGGCGTTTCTGGAAGGCGACCTGCCCACCAAGGGCGTGCCGCCGGCGGCCGCCACGCTCACCGGCCCGGTCTGGCAATACAACCACGGCGCCGGCCCGTTCCAAGGCAACGCCGTCATCGGCGGCCTCGTCTATCGGGGCAACCGCTACCCCTCGCTTTATGGGAAATACATTTTCGCCGACCACCTGTCCGGCAACATCTGGTCGATGAATGCAGAGGGCGGCCCGCCGGTCGTCGAGCGCATCGCCGGTGAATCCGGCATCGCTTCCTTCGCCCTTGATCCATCGGACTCCAGCCTCTTGCTGTTAGATCACGGCGACGGAGTGGTCCGCCGCTTGGTCGGCACCACCACCAGCGGAGGCTTTCCTCAAACCCTGAGCGCCACCGGCGTCTTCGCCGATCTCACCGACCTGTCCCCGAATCCGGGCGTCGTGGCCTATGAACCCAATCTCCCGTTCTGGTCGGATCATGCCATCAAGAAACGGTGGTTCGCGATCGGGAACACGTCCGACCAATTCACCTACGCCGCAGAGGGACCGTGGCAGTCACCGGTGGGCGCAGTCTTCGCGAAACACTTCGACCTCGAACTGGAGCGCGGAAACCCGGCCACCAAAAAGCGGATCGAAACCCGCCTGCTCGTGCGAACCGCCGAAGGAGTCTATGGCGTCAGCTACCGCTGGAACGAAGCGGGAACGGAGGCAGATCTCGTCGCGGACGAGGGAGTAAGCTTCGACCTAAGCATCACCGATCACGGCAATCCCGTTGTCCAAACGTGGCAGATCCCCAGCCGCTCCCAATGCAACACCTGCCACACCCCGCAGGCAGGGCACTTCCTCAGCCTCAACACCCGCCAGCTCAATCGTCCCGGCTCGCTGGCCGGCACCAGTGGCAACTTCCTCACCCTGCTCGGCCAAGCCGGCTATCTCGACTCACTGCCGCAGTCCCCGAACCTCCTGCCGCGCCATGTCAGGCCCGATGAAACGGCCTACACCTTGGAGACCAGGGTCCGCTCCTACCTCACCGTCAATTGCTCCTATTGCCACCAGAGCGGCGGCACCGGCGGCGGTGACTTCGATCTCCGCGCACCCCTCTCGCTGGAGTCCACCGGCATCGTCAACGGGGCCACCTCCAGCGCCGGCCCGCCCTACCAACTCATCGTGCCCGGCGATCACGACCTGTCGGTCATCTGGAACCGCATCGCCACCGCCAACGGCTTCACCCGCATGCCCCCGCTGGCCACCTCCCAACTCGATCAGTCAGCCATCCAACTCCTGCAGGAATGGATCGACGACACCCTCCCCGATCGCCAGTTCTACGACCCATGGCGGCTCGAACAATTCGGCACCCTCATTTCCCAAGACGGCGATCCCAACGAGGACCCCGACACCGACGGCCTGAGCAACCACCATGAGTTCCTCACCGGCACCGATCCTAACAGCGGCTCCAGCCTCTGGAACCCCGGCCTCACACTCGGAACCTCATCGCTGACCTTCCCGAATCTCGAGAATCGCAAGACATGGCTGGAGAGCAGCACGGACTTGCAAAGCTGGAGCCTCTGGAATGTCCCCGGTAACAACGGCCTACCCGTCACCGGCCCGACCCGGACCTTCCCCCGTGACCCCAGCGACGCCCACCGCTTCTTCCGATTTCAAATCGAGGAGCCGTGAGACCCCGGCCTGTGCCAAGCCGCCAAGCGGCAGCGACGGGAAGGCAAACAAAAAGCCCTGCAAGTCATCGACTTGCAGGGCTTTTCCGAAAGTGGCACACCCAAAGAGACTCGAACTCCTAACCTTCTGATCCGTAGTCAGACGCTCTATCCAATTGAGCTATGGGTGCTTTGACGTGCCTTGCGGCGCGGGCGGGAAAGAAGCCGAAGCAGACGTCTCCTGTCAAGGAAATCACCGGCGCGATTCATTTTTCCGCGAAGAATTTGCCTACCGTCTGCAGCCCTCCCACAATGCCCTTCCAGAATTTTGTTAGGTTAACTTAACCATCAATTTCATAATACCTTTATTTTTAACGATTTTTGAACTTCCCTGCGCTTCTTAGGTCATATTTTGCGAATGACTTGGAAAATTCGCATTCGCGCCGCGATGGCCGGGATCGGAGCAAGACTGCCTTTCCAAGGCGTCGGTTCACTTGGTTTCCGGAAAGCGCTCACCCTGATCACCGTGCTCGGGTTCGCGCCGTTGGCGATGTGGATGCTCGGGACAGCCATCGTCCGGGTGACGCCGCCCGTTTACCGCTCGCAGGCCGTGCTGCGGCTGCCTGCCGCCACGCCGAGGACCGCCGACCCGCTGCGCTCCCCTTCGGTCATCGACGCCGCTGCCTCGGCCCTCGCAGCCGGGGCGACGCCCGATCCGATGGCGAAGCAGGTGCTGTGTTCCGATGTCACGCTGGAGCGCGGGATCGGCGGCAACCTGATCCAAGTGGCCGCGAGAGGCCACGACCCCCAGGAGGCACAGCGGACCCTGATGGCGGTGGTCGAGTCCTACGAACGCCAACACGCCGGCCAAGGCACGCGACTGCTGGTCTATGCCGCCCCCCCCGAGGCCGCTCCGGTCGGCGTGCCGCACGGGATGCGGATCGTGCTCGGCTGCGCAGGCGTGGCCTCGCTGGGCTTGCTGCTCAGTATTCCGTTGCTGACGCTGCTGGAGCGGGTCAGCGCGATTGCTCGAGCATCCGCAGCAGCGGGATTTCCGCGCGGCGGCGAATATCTTCCGGCAGCTCAACCTGCGGGCTGAGGTTCGCCAGGCAATCGTGCAGCTTTTGAAGCGTGTTCATCTTCATGTAGCGGCAGTCGGCGCAGGCGCAGCGGTCGGTCGGTCCCGGAATGAGGTTCTTGTCCGGACACTCACGGCGCAGGCGGTGAAGCATGCCGCTCTCGGTCACCACGATGATGTCCTTCACCGGCGCATTGCGGCAAAAGGTGATCATCTTCTCGGTCGAGCAGACTTCATCGGCTAACAGCCGCACGGCCTGCGTGCACTCCGGGTGGGCGACGACCAGCGCGTCGGGATACTCCGCCTTGATCCGGTTGATCGAGTCGCGGGTGAACTCGACGTGGACGTAGCAAGAGCCCTGCCACAGGTCCATCTTCCGGCCGGTCTGCTCCATCACCCACGCGCCGAGATTGGCGTCGGGCACGAAGAGGATGGGCCGGTCCTGCGGCGCCTTGTTCACGATCTTCACCGCGTTGCCGGAGGTGCAGATCACATCGCACAGCGCCTTCACGTGGGCCGAGCAGTTGATGTAGGCGATGACGTAGTAGTTCTTCTCCGCATTCGCGTTGAGAAAGGCCTCCAGTTCCGGACCGGGGCAGCTTTGCTCGAGCGAGCAGCCGGCGTCCTTGTCGGGAAGTACGACGACCTTCGTAGGATTCACGATCTTCGCGGTCTCCGCCATGAAATGGACGCCGCAGAAGGCGATCACGTCGGCATCCGTCTCCTTCGCGTGGTAAGCCAGACCGAGCGAGTCGCCGACGTAGTCCGCAATGTCCTGGATATCGCCAGTCTGGTAATTATGGGCGAGGATGACGGCGTTCCGTTCCTTTTTCAGGGCGAGGATCGCTTCCTTGAGATCGAGCGCGACGGCGGGCATGGCGGGAACATGGACGCGGCTACCGGCGGGCTCAATGAGGAAGTCCGGGAAGCAACGTCCGTTGAAGAAGATGGAACCGCCAAGACGCAAAGGACGCCAAGTTTCAAATCTTTGCGAACTTCGCGTCTTGGCGGTTCAAAGTTTCCCTAGGTAGGCAAAGGGGAGACGATCCCGACCCAAAAAAGCCCGCCGCGGCGTGAACCGGGCGGGCTTGGGAAACTTGCTCAGAAGCCGATCAGGAATCGACGCCAGAGAGCGTGCCCTGCTTCGTGGAGTCGGCCGACTTGGCCGCAGGCGCGGCGGCTGCCTGGCCACCCGCGGGCTTGGCAGCAGCGCCAGCCGGGGTCGAAGGAGTGCCGACGGCGGACTTGCCGACGAAGATCGCACCCGGCTCGATCGAAAGGGTCTTGGCCTTGATGTCGCCGACGACCTCGGCGGAGGCCTTCAGCTCGACGCGATCACTGGCGTGGATGTTCCCATGGACCTTGCCGTAGACGACCACGGTGCCGGTCTTGATCTCCGCCTTGAGGCGGGCGTTTTCGCCAACGGTCAGGTTGCCGTCAGAGTGAATCTCACCCTCGATGCGGCCGTCCACCACGAGGTCGTTGGTGAACTTGACGATGCCCTTGATTTCAACGTCCGAGCTGAGGACGTTGCGGGACGGTCCCACCGGGCGCTGGGGCGCGGCCGTGGAGGGAACCGAGGCGGCGGCGGCAGGCGCTACTGGCTCGGGGCTGTAGCTGGCCGGAGCGGGGGCCGGCGCCGGGGTATAGGATGGCGTGGCGGCAGGAGTGGGGGCGGCGGGCTCCTCCGGCTTACCGGTGATCTTGCGAAATCCGAAGCTATTGCTCATGGCGTGGGAATAGGGAATGCGGTGTGGTTGAAAGTCAATTGGATTTCCCCTTTCAGGGCTACTCCTTGGGCGCTTCCACGGGCGGGGCCGGCGGTTCGGCGGGCGTCGCGGGAGCTTCGGCCGGGGTTTCCGCAGGTGGCGTGGTCGTTTCGCCGGAAAGGATGTCGCCCAGCGGTCCGTCGAGTCCCTTTGGCAAGGCGGCGTCCTCAAGCCCGTCCAATTTCGGCATCTCCAGTTCCTTGGGGGCCGGTGGTGCGGCTGGCGGCTCGATTTCCGCCGGGGCCTTGAAACGCAACAGCTTCAGGCGTTGGCCGGCGAGGTTGGCCAGCGGGTTGGAAGCGTATTCGCTCTCTGCCTTCTTGTAGGACTGCTCGGCTTCATCGAGCTTCCCGTCCGCCTTCTGCATGTCGCCGAGCGAAATCAGGGCATACGGTGCGATGAACTTGGCCACCGGGTCACTGGCCAGCTCTTGGAAAAGCTTGGTAGCCTCGTCGTTTTTGCGGAGCTGCATCAGACGTGAGGCGAGGCTCGCCTTGGCACTGATCGCGGCCGGATGCTCAGGCTTGGTGGAGATGAATCCGCGCAGCGTTTCAATCGCGGCATCCTTTTCGTCGGCTTCCCACTGCTTGTCAGCGATCACGAGCTGCGCGCTGCCCGCGGCAGCGGTGTCGGGCTTGTCCTTCACCAAGGCCTGGAGCTGGGGAATGCCCTCGGATTTCACCAGGACGGCACCGGCGGTCTTCTCCGCGTCATCCTTGAAACCCTTGATCACGATCCAAGATGCGGTGGCAACCACCAGGACGACGCCGAGGGCGATCATGCCCTTCTGGTTGCGGTCCAGGAAGGCCTCAAAGGCGGAGGGGCCGTGAGAAATTTCGGCGAGCGGGCGCGGGGTTTCGGCGGAGTCTTCGGCCATGATGCGGGCGCGATTAAGGAGGCGGGTTCCGCGAAAGCAATGACGAATTCCCACCTCCGCCACATCGTTTCGCCGGGCCGCCGGGATTTTCATGGCCAGCCCGCAAACGCCATCCCTAAGCTCCGCCGCAGATGGCCAAGGCGCTGTATGTCATCGCGGGGGAATTGAGTGGCGATGCGCACGGCGCGGGAATGCTGCGCGCTCTGCTGTCCAAGCATCCGGACCTGAAAATCCACGGTGCCGGCGGCCCGGAAATGCGCGAAATCGCCGGCGATGGCCTGCGCGACTGGGTCGAGGAAGCCGCCGTGATGGGCCTCTGGGAGGTCCTCAAACGCTACGGATGGTTCAAGCAGCGCTTCGACGAGATGCTTGCCGAAGTCCGCGCCCTCAAGCCCGACCTGCTGATCCTCATCGACTATCCCGGCTTCAACCTGCGCTTCGCCGAGGCCGTCCGCAGCGAGCTTCCGCAGACGAAAATCATCTACTACATCAGCCCGCAGGTGTGGGCATGGAACAAGGGCCGGCTGCCGAAAATGGCGCGTCTGCTGGATGAAATGCTCTGCCTCTTCCCCTTCGAGAAGCCGATTTTCGAGGGCGCCGGACTGCCTACCACCTTCGTCGGCCATCCACTGGTGGACGAACTTGAAGAGGAACGTGCGAGCGAACCTCGCGAGGAAAATCTGGTCGCCCTGCTGCCCGGCAGCCGCGAGCGCGAGGTGGCCCGGCTTTTCCCGATGATGCTGGAGTCGGCCCGCCGCCTCCACTCGAAGCGCCCCGAGACCCGCTTCGAAGCCTGCGGGGCCTCGGTGAAGCTCGCCGCCCGGATGCGCGAACTGACCACCGCCGCGAAGCTCGACGAGGTCGTGCGGATCAGCGACGGCGGGGCGCACGAGTTGATGCAACGCGCCGCCTGCGGCGTGGTCGCCAGCGGCACCGCCACCCTCGAAGCGGCCTACTTCGGCCTCCCCTACTGCCTCGTTTACAAGGTCGCGTGGCCCACCTACCTGGCTGCCAAAATGCTCGTGAAGATCGAGTTCATCGGCCTGATCAACATCCTCGCCGGCGAGCGTGTGGTGGAGGAATTCATCCAGTCCGAAGCCGATCCGCTGCGCGTCGAGCAATCGCTGGCCCGCTTCCTCGCCGACGACGCCCATCGCGAGGAAACCCGGCGTCGGCTGCTAGCCACCGCCGCCAAGCTCGGCGGTCCCGGCGCCCACCTGCGGGCCGCCACCGCGATCTCGAAATGGATTTCCCGCTGAGCGGAAAGCTTTCACCGCTTGCCATCGGCGGTCGATTCGCTACACCCGCGCCGGGATGAAACCGACCACGCTTTTCGCCGCCGCTGCCGCCGGGCTGTTCCTTGTTGCGACCTCCTGCGAACGCCACGAGTGGGAAGAAACCAGGAAGCTCCACGAGAAGCACGGCCACGCCGCCCATGGCGAAGGTCACGACGCGGCCCATGGAGAAGCTCACGGCGACGACCACAAGGTCGAAAAGCACGGTGAGGAAAAGGCTCACTGAGCCCTAGCCTCGCGCTTCCGCCGGTAGCTGAGAAAGCACTCGCCGGTCTCCGGCCGAGGATCGAATTCCGTCAGCTCATACTCCCGAGACGCCGGCAGGAAGTCCCCCGGCACGCCGCTCAAGGTGGGTGCCTCGCGCCCACCGAATAGCTTGTGGCCCGCCCAGGTCAGATGGATCTCATCGACCGCATCGAGCTCCAGAAGCTCGCGGACCAACTCTCCCCCACCCTCGCAGTGCACGCGGCCCACACCGAGCGCGCTGAGTTCCGTTAGAAACTCCGCGAGGCTGCCCCGATGAAGGATCGCGCCCGGGATTTCACGGCACGTGCCCTCCGTGGCTAACAGATGCACCGCCCCGCCCGGCGTATGAAACAACGGATGCTGCGGATCGAACTCCCCGCTCCGCGAAACGACGCAGCGCAGCGGATTCTGCAGGGCCTTCATCGTCATCCGGTCCGACTCCAAGGTCCCACGACCCACCAACAGAGCATCGGCCTCTTTCCGCAGCTCTAACAAACGCGCGTTATCGTCATTCGACGTCCATCCCGACGGCCGCTTCTGCACCGACGAGATCTTCCCATCGGCGGAGAGGGCGAAGTTGATGCTGACGAGCGGACGATCCATTATTTTCAGTCAAACCACCCGCTCACGATTCCCAGAGGATCCATGTCGGGATACAGAAAGACGCCACTGGCAGCAGGAAATTGGCAAGCGCCATCACCTTGCCAAGGCGGGTCGACGGCCGTGGCGCATGCGATTCTGCATGGATCAGTCCATCCACCAGCCGATGGGCTCGAAGTTGGAGTAATAAAGGATCACCAATGTAGAGAGAGGAAAAAGGAAACAGCCGAGCGCCACCAATTGACCGCCCCTGCTGCCGCCATGGCGTGCCATCCAGTGAAGCGCCGACCACGGAAAGATCAGAATCAGCGCCATAAGAGCGAGCAGCGAAAGCCAGTGGAGGAATGAAACCAGTTCCCCGATCCACTTCGGATCATCGACCATCGGTCGTGGACGATGACCGAGAGTCCACCATGCCACCGACCATTCGAGAACGATGAAGAGTATCGGAGCGACTCCGAGGAACAGCGATATCACCGCCTTCACGCTATCGGCGCGCGTCCACGATTGCGGGTCATTGACATCGGCGTCCATGATTCATGCGGTCTTCCCATCGGAAACACCGTGCCGCGCCTGAGCAAGCCCCAATCGGGAGATCACCGCCCTCATTCCCTGGCATGTCGCAGGCCCGGAATAAGGGGTGTCGACGTTCCGTCGACATGGCGTAAATGGAATGTCCTCGTCCCCTGTGGGGCTGCTCCGGCCCTGGATAGACTCAGCAGACCGCCGAAATGGGTGGCAAGGCTTGCGGGAACGGCCCCGGCATGTATTTTCCGCGCCATGAGCAAGCCCGCACCGAAAATCACCGCCTACCTCAAGACCTTCTGCGGCTGGAGCGAAGGCGTCCGCGCGATCATGCGGAAGTACGATCTCGAGTTCGAGGAGAAGGACATCATCAAGAATCCCGCCTTCCGTTGGGAAATGGAGCAGCGCAGCGGCCAATCGCTGTCGCCCTGCGTCGAGATCGACGGCACCATGCTGCCCGACATTTCCGGCGACGAGGTCGAGGCATGGCTGACCAAGAACGGCTACTTCGAGAAGAACGAAGCCGCGGCTGACGCGCCGACAAACTCCGCCTGCAGCGACGAACAGCACGAGGCAATGGCCCGCGGCGATTTCAAGTTGCCGGGCAAGATCAAGTTCCTGGGCTGAGCCTCTGGGTTTTCAGCGTAGGCGCACTGGTGACAGTGCGGAGTGGTCCCTTGGAGCCGACTCCTCCCGTGCTTCCGCGTTGTCACCAACGCGCCTACCTTCCACCTCCCCGCCTTTGGCGTAGGCGCACTGGTGACAGTGCGGAGCGGTACCCGGCAGCCGACTCCTCCCGTGCTTCCGCGTTGTCACCCACGCGCCTACCTTCCACGTCCCCGCCTTTAGCGTAGGCGCACTGGTGACAGTGCGGAGCGGTCCCTTCAAGCCGACCCGCCCCCGTGCTTCCGCGTTGTCACCAACGCGCCTACCGAATGAGAAGCCCTACGAAAACAACGCCCGCACCATCTCCACGCTCTTCTTTCCAGGGAGAACACTGAGCTCCATCTGGTTCATCACGTACGTGAAGCTCACGCCACTCTCGGGATCCCCAAGCGCATGGCTACCGCCCGCACCAGGATGGCCGAAGGCGTGAACCGACGGCCCATAAAGCTCCCGGACCTTCTTCCCCGATGCATCCAGCGGATCGAGCTGGCAGCCGCAGGAGAAAGCCGTGGGCTGCATCAGCACCCGGTCATCGCCAGTAACGCGGACCTGCGAAAGCGCCTGCCGCACGCGATCATTCAGCGGGCTCTCGATCGCGCCGATCGCCGCCTGATAGAACTTCCCCAAGGCCGAGGCCGTCCCCACGCCACCCATCGCCGGCAGGCCGGCCGACCATGCCTTCGGGTCATTCACGTCCTGCACCGATCTCAGTCCGGCAGGCGAGCCAAAGGCCCGGCGCGTCACGGTCCCCTCGGTATTGAACTCCTTGTAAAAG
This genomic interval from Luteolibacter arcticus contains the following:
- the lpxB gene encoding lipid-A-disaccharide synthase, which produces MAKALYVIAGELSGDAHGAGMLRALLSKHPDLKIHGAGGPEMREIAGDGLRDWVEEAAVMGLWEVLKRYGWFKQRFDEMLAEVRALKPDLLILIDYPGFNLRFAEAVRSELPQTKIIYYISPQVWAWNKGRLPKMARLLDEMLCLFPFEKPIFEGAGLPTTFVGHPLVDELEEERASEPREENLVALLPGSREREVARLFPMMLESARRLHSKRPETRFEACGASVKLAARMRELTTAAKLDEVVRISDGGAHELMQRAACGVVASGTATLEAAYFGLPYCLVYKVAWPTYLAAKMLVKIEFIGLINILAGERVVEEFIQSEADPLRVEQSLARFLADDAHREETRRRLLATAAKLGGPGAHLRAATAISKWISR
- a CDS encoding glutaredoxin family protein, which codes for MSKPAPKITAYLKTFCGWSEGVRAIMRKYDLEFEEKDIIKNPAFRWEMEQRSGQSLSPCVEIDGTMLPDISGDEVEAWLTKNGYFEKNEAAADAPTNSACSDEQHEAMARGDFKLPGKIKFLG
- the nadA gene encoding quinolinate synthase NadA; translated protein: MPAVALDLKEAILALKKERNAVILAHNYQTGDIQDIADYVGDSLGLAYHAKETDADVIAFCGVHFMAETAKIVNPTKVVVLPDKDAGCSLEQSCPGPELEAFLNANAEKNYYVIAYINCSAHVKALCDVICTSGNAVKIVNKAPQDRPILFVPDANLGAWVMEQTGRKMDLWQGSCYVHVEFTRDSINRIKAEYPDALVVAHPECTQAVRLLADEVCSTEKMITFCRNAPVKDIIVVTESGMLHRLRRECPDKNLIPGPTDRCACADCRYMKMNTLQKLHDCLANLSPQVELPEDIRRRAEIPLLRMLEQSR
- a CDS encoding PQQ-dependent sugar dehydrogenase is translated as MRALTDPLLLAALLWGGQLDAALVGHYKFDENAGATIALNQVAGSSTGAVGSTVTTGAAGIAGNAYRFNNSVAQAGIVDMGDASFFSAIHDSGELTISAWVKTTDTTGNRNTAVFAGDNTVANVYADLGVAAGQAGFPGAASARNRPVGAAAVQQTGIFSLPAVPAVNDGAWHHLVMTVDLSGAQLAVWVDGTLANTQTMAVADFPDFNNFEIGRLGRATPADPFDGFIDDVQVYNEVLSESHVQYLHSHPGLSLSTGLPPMVAADAVTMHHLGSALLDVIGNDEPGVQAATVEILASPSSGTAVPDAKGKILYKHLTGTPATDTFTYRVKGSSGVFSAPATVTVDFSTALRIANTTVQMPAGPPAMSFSVVNAFPGVTFTKPATMESPAGDPNRLFVAERGGRIYVIPDINAASPVKLLYLDLSPVTLDDGNEQGLKGFAFHPDFATNGYVFACYNHLEAGFEYVRVSRFKSDSPATNTPIPVATEEILINQLYLPESGNQPRIHNIAECNFGPDGYLYIGSGDADGHPDPSNNSQRIDKDFWAALLSIDVDLEPEDHTPADGTGGDDANVPPNSHPAVVLHGGFPLYEVPADNPFVGATSFNGLPVNPANVRNEFYAVGLRNPWQFTWDSLNGNLWLGEVGYNTREEINLITKGGNYGWAFLEGDLPTKGVPPAAATLTGPVWQYNHGAGPFQGNAVIGGLVYRGNRYPSLYGKYIFADHLSGNIWSMNAEGGPPVVERIAGESGIASFALDPSDSSLLLLDHGDGVVRRLVGTTTSGGFPQTLSATGVFADLTDLSPNPGVVAYEPNLPFWSDHAIKKRWFAIGNTSDQFTYAAEGPWQSPVGAVFAKHFDLELERGNPATKKRIETRLLVRTAEGVYGVSYRWNEAGTEADLVADEGVSFDLSITDHGNPVVQTWQIPSRSQCNTCHTPQAGHFLSLNTRQLNRPGSLAGTSGNFLTLLGQAGYLDSLPQSPNLLPRHVRPDETAYTLETRVRSYLTVNCSYCHQSGGTGGGDFDLRAPLSLESTGIVNGATSSAGPPYQLIVPGDHDLSVIWNRIATANGFTRMPPLATSQLDQSAIQLLQEWIDDTLPDRQFYDPWRLEQFGTLISQDGDPNEDPDTDGLSNHHEFLTGTDPNSGSSLWNPGLTLGTSSLTFPNLENRKTWLESSTDLQSWSLWNVPGNNGLPVTGPTRTFPRDPSDAHRFFRFQIEEP
- a CDS encoding bactofilin family protein; the encoded protein is MSNSFGFRKITGKPEEPAAPTPAATPSYTPAPAPAPASYSPEPVAPAAAASVPSTAAPQRPVGPSRNVLSSDVEIKGIVKFTNDLVVDGRIEGEIHSDGNLTVGENARLKAEIKTGTVVVYGKVHGNIHASDRVELKASAEVVGDIKAKTLSIEPGAIFVGKSAVGTPSTPAGAAAKPAGGQAAAAPAAKSADSTKQGTLSGVDS
- a CDS encoding RibD family protein codes for the protein MDRPLVSINFALSADGKISSVQKRPSGWTSNDDNARLLELRKEADALLVGRGTLESDRMTMKALQNPLRCVVSRSGEFDPQHPLFHTPGGAVHLLATEGTCREIPGAILHRGSLAEFLTELSALGVGRVHCEGGGELVRELLELDAVDEIHLTWAGHKLFGGREAPTLSGVPGDFLPASREYELTEFDPRPETGECFLSYRRKREARAQ
- a CDS encoding tetratricopeptide repeat protein; protein product: MAEDSAETPRPLAEISHGPSAFEAFLDRNQKGMIALGVVLVVATASWIVIKGFKDDAEKTAGAVLVKSEGIPQLQALVKDKPDTAAAGSAQLVIADKQWEADEKDAAIETLRGFISTKPEHPAAISAKASLASRLMQLRKNDEATKLFQELASDPVAKFIAPYALISLGDMQKADGKLDEAEQSYKKAESEYASNPLANLAGQRLKLLRFKAPAEIEPPAAPPAPKELEMPKLDGLEDAALPKGLDGPLGDILSGETTTPPAETPAEAPATPAEPPAPPVEAPKE